From Vitis vinifera cultivar Pinot Noir 40024 chromosome 5, ASM3070453v1, the proteins below share one genomic window:
- the LOC100263198 gene encoding protein SRG1 produces the protein MAPVPISQIKVGHIDDVQELRKSIPAAIPERFIRDMAERPTLTMETLLSSTDIPVIDFSQLLKGKTDELQRELSKLAASCEEWGFFQVINHGIDLGLLESIEKAAMDFFMLPLEEKQKYAMAPGTIQGYGQAFVFSEDQKLDWCNMFALGLEPHFIRNPKLWPTKPAEFSDALEVYSREIRELCQNMLRYIAMSLGLNEDAFENMFGEAVQAVRMNYYPPCSRPDLVLGLSPHSDGSALTVLQQGRDGSVGLQILRHNTWVPVRPIPNAFVINIGDTIEVLTNGKYKSVEHRAVTHKEKDRLSIVTFYAPSYEIELGPMPEFLDENNPCKYRRYNHGEYSRHYVTSKLEGKKTLDFAKIHTNSSS, from the exons ATGGCTCCAGTACCCATTTCTCAGATCAAGGTTGGACACATCGACGATGTGCAAGAACTGAGGAAGTCCATACCAGCAGCAATACCTGAAAGATTTATCCGGGACATGGCTGAGAGGCCAACACTAACCATGGAGACCCTACTATCATCAACTGACATTCCTGTAATCGATTTCTCGCAGCTTTTGAAAGGCAAGACAGATGAACTCCAGCGTGAACTTTCAAAGCTTGCAGCTTCTTGTGAGGAGTGGGGATTTTTCCAG GTGATTAACCATGGGATCGACTTGGGTTTGCTTGAGAGCATAGAGAAGGCAGCCATGGACTTTTTCATGTTACCTTTGGAGGAGAAGCAGAAGTATGCAATGGCACCTGGAACAATTCAGGGATATGGACAGGCCTTTGTGTTCTCTGAGGACCAAAAGCTGGACTGGTGTAACATGTTTGCACTTGGACTTGAGCCCCACTTTATTAGGAACCCGAAATTATGGCCAACAAAACCAGCTGAATTCAG TGACGCTTTGGAGGTTTACTCCAGAGAAATAAGGGAACTTTGCCAGAACATGTTAAGATATATAGCCATGAGTCTTGGCTTGAATGAGGATGCTTTTGAGAACATGTTTGGGGAGGCTGTGCAAGCTGTAAGGATGAATTACTACCCACCATGTTCGAGACCTGACCTTGTTCTTGGTCTAAGCCCCCATTCTGATGGAAGTGCACTTACCGTTCTGCAACAAGGAAGGGACGGCTCAGTAGGGCTTCAAATTCTTCGACACAACACATGGGTGCCCGTTCGCCCCATTCCTAATGCATTTGTCATCAACATCGGAGACACCATAGAA GTTCTAACAAATGGGAAATATAAGAGTGTGGAGCATAGAGCAGTGACTCACAAGGAGAAGGATAGGCTCTCAATTGTCACGTTCTACGCTCCAAGCTATGAGATTGAGCTTGGCCCCATGCCAGAATTTCTGGATGAGAACAATCCATGCAAGTATAGAAGATACAACCATGGAGAGTACAGCAGACACTATGTGACTAGCAAGCTGGAGGGGAAGAAAACCTTGGATTTTGCCAAGATTCATACCAATAGCTCATCTTAA